A single genomic interval of Aureliella helgolandensis harbors:
- a CDS encoding IS4 family transposase has protein sequence MCHHPFDSFRCRVQHARQHGDLYFAALISKETIASVFGNASAILDSARVYNTSVTLWVFLSQVMSIHHGCVSAVAKLITHRVANNQTACSAETGAYCIARDKIDEQSMQRLVTASGLAIEDSSPDHWRWLGHRVITADGATVTMADTSENQAAYPQLSSQAPGCGFPILRVVVLFALSTGVVLDMAMGRYKGKFTHEVSLFRQIDAIIEETDVFLADRAYAGWFEMARMIQRGAHVVVRKHQLRKSDFRTGIRYGKDDHSIQIDKPARPDWMSIEEYETYPDFITIREIRIRVENNGFRTREIIVHTSLSDDTEYTREDIAALFRRRWQAELHLRSLKTVMQMEHLRCKKPHRVRNEIRTHMLAYNLIRGVMSEAAVEGDVQPWHISFKSTLTTVTDMLPVLGLISNADELCTVLYRCCLQHAVGNRPDRYEPRVLKRRPKKYKLMQKPRSEYKPGEA, from the coding sequence GTGTGCCATCATCCGTTTGATTCGTTCCGCTGTCGAGTCCAACATGCGCGCCAACACGGCGATCTTTACTTCGCCGCCTTGATCTCCAAAGAGACTATCGCGTCAGTCTTTGGCAATGCAAGTGCCATTCTCGATTCGGCCAGAGTTTACAACACATCGGTCACGCTGTGGGTCTTCCTCTCGCAAGTCATGAGCATCCACCACGGCTGCGTCTCTGCGGTCGCCAAGCTGATCACCCATCGAGTCGCCAACAACCAAACTGCTTGCTCTGCCGAAACCGGTGCTTACTGCATTGCTCGAGACAAAATCGACGAGCAATCCATGCAACGTCTTGTGACGGCCAGCGGACTTGCGATTGAAGACAGCAGTCCCGACCATTGGCGATGGCTGGGGCACCGCGTGATCACCGCCGATGGTGCCACCGTCACGATGGCAGACACGTCGGAGAATCAAGCCGCCTACCCGCAACTTAGTAGTCAAGCACCCGGTTGTGGATTTCCGATCTTGCGAGTCGTTGTACTGTTCGCGTTGTCGACTGGCGTTGTGCTCGACATGGCGATGGGCCGATACAAAGGTAAGTTCACTCACGAAGTAAGTTTGTTTCGTCAGATCGACGCAATCATCGAAGAAACCGATGTTTTCCTAGCTGATCGCGCCTATGCGGGTTGGTTCGAGATGGCGAGGATGATTCAACGTGGTGCACACGTCGTTGTTCGCAAACACCAGTTGCGCAAGTCAGATTTTCGGACTGGAATTCGTTACGGCAAAGACGATCACTCCATCCAAATCGACAAGCCAGCTCGTCCCGACTGGATGAGCATTGAAGAGTACGAGACGTACCCGGACTTCATCACCATTCGCGAGATCCGTATCCGAGTTGAGAACAACGGATTTCGCACTCGCGAGATTATCGTTCACACATCGCTGTCGGACGATACGGAGTACACGAGGGAGGACATCGCGGCCCTGTTCCGTAGAAGGTGGCAAGCAGAACTTCATTTACGGAGCTTGAAAACGGTCATGCAGATGGAACACTTGCGCTGTAAAAAGCCGCATCGAGTGCGGAACGAAATTCGGACGCACATGTTGGCTTACAATTTGATTCGCGGGGTGATGTCTGAAGCGGCCGTCGAAGGCGACGTTCAACCTTGGCATATCAGTTTCAAGTCAACACTGACAACGGTGACGGATATGCTTCCGGTTCTAGGCCTAATCAGCAACGCCGATGAATTATGCACTGTGTTGTACCGCTGCTGCTTGCAACACGCAGTTGGCAATCGACCGGACCGCTACGAGCCCAGGGTGCTCAAGCGAAGACCGAAGAAATACAAGCTGATGCAAAAGCCAAGAAGCGAATACAAACCCGGGGAGGCATAG
- a CDS encoding efflux RND transporter permease subunit: MFARILHRPALAIVISLIILFLGGLAIVTLPISQFPSVAPPSVVVSVSFPGASAKVLIDSVLVILEQSINGVQDMRYMVSDATSAGEATIQIIFEPGTDPNVAVLNVNNRVQAVKNNLPPIVEREGIIVMQNMTSMLMYVNVFSTDKNVDQNFLYNYCNVNILPEIKRIQGVARPTILGNRAYAMRVELNLERLRAYNLSAEEVMDALAEQSMIGSPGRLGQATGRTSQTLEYVLTWVGRYDKPEQYENIILKANSEGEILRIKDVATVSLGSSFYDLYSDIDGKPSAAIVLKQTPGSNATDVIERVKEKLEEIKEATFPPGMDYTVTYDVSSFLDASIEKVLHTLLEAFVLVSLVVYLFLGDLRSTLIPTLAVPVSLIGAFFFMLVFGLSINLITLFALVLAIGVVVDDAIVVVEAVHEKMHTKHLSPYRATQEVMHEISGAIIAITMTMTAVFVPVTFMTGPVGVFYREFGLTMAMSIVLSGLVALTLTPVLCAMILKPHSDYEKQRGLVGWSNRVMTKAAGHNAFILRGLLCLSLGLAVGYGAYALLHIEIVHEMVSEQLPLTATRMQIIAGAVALLAALTFRAMFSGSDGGKKARSPIGMFLHVFDRGVEKVTGGFTGILGVLVPRRIFTMLVIAGFGYGIIIVNGVLPAGFIPLEDQGMIYGIIQTPPGSTLEYTNSKSHELQAICEEFEEVISVSSIAGYEVLTQGRGSNAGTCLINLKPWAERERTSKDIIEALEEKGRDIANVKLEFYEPPAVPGFGAAGGFSLNLLDKTNSGDYERMGEVTDAFMAALSERAELKGLFTFFASNYPQYELVIDNDVAMQKGVSIGDAMKNLSIVVGSTWEQGFVRFGQFYKVYVQAAPEFRRYPEDLENMFVQNDKGENVPYSAFMKMKKQQGLNEISRYNLYTTAAIQGAPAAGFSTGQAIAAIQEVAAETLPRGFDIDWQGLSYDEAKKGNTAIYIFLIVVMFVYLVLVGQYESFLLPLAVILSLPVGLFGSFLFLKAMGLSNDVYAQIGLVMLVGLLGKNAILIVEFAVQRRQEGVSIKQAAIEGGKLRFRPILMTSFAFIAGMIPLVRATGPGAIGNRTIGTTAVGGMLIGTVIGVLVIPGLYYIFAKMADGKKLLRDETNRPLSERLEHEASPPHDPLSPLDA, encoded by the coding sequence ATGTTCGCAAGAATACTCCATAGGCCAGCCTTGGCCATCGTCATCTCGCTGATCATCTTGTTCCTAGGTGGATTGGCAATTGTTACGCTGCCGATTTCTCAGTTCCCTTCGGTCGCGCCTCCAAGCGTGGTGGTCTCGGTGTCGTTCCCAGGAGCCAGCGCCAAAGTCCTTATTGACTCTGTGTTGGTGATCTTGGAGCAATCGATCAACGGCGTTCAGGACATGCGTTACATGGTGTCCGACGCCACCAGTGCCGGAGAGGCAACGATTCAGATCATCTTCGAGCCCGGAACGGACCCGAACGTGGCGGTGTTGAACGTGAACAACCGCGTCCAAGCCGTCAAGAACAACCTCCCTCCCATTGTCGAGCGGGAGGGCATCATCGTCATGCAGAATATGACCAGTATGCTGATGTATGTGAACGTCTTCAGCACCGACAAGAACGTGGATCAGAACTTCCTCTACAACTACTGCAACGTTAACATTCTGCCTGAAATCAAGCGGATTCAAGGAGTAGCTCGCCCCACCATCCTGGGAAACCGCGCCTATGCCATGCGCGTCGAACTGAATTTGGAACGCTTGCGTGCCTACAATTTGTCTGCCGAAGAGGTGATGGATGCTCTGGCGGAACAGAGCATGATTGGTTCGCCTGGTCGACTTGGCCAGGCCACGGGCAGAACGTCGCAAACCCTTGAGTATGTATTGACCTGGGTAGGGCGATACGACAAACCCGAACAATACGAAAACATCATTCTAAAAGCAAATTCCGAAGGCGAGATCCTGCGAATTAAGGATGTCGCGACGGTCTCGCTAGGCTCCTCCTTCTACGACCTCTACTCCGACATCGATGGCAAGCCTTCGGCCGCCATCGTGCTCAAACAGACTCCTGGCTCCAACGCTACCGACGTCATCGAGCGGGTCAAGGAAAAGCTTGAAGAGATTAAAGAGGCAACCTTTCCACCTGGGATGGACTATACGGTCACCTACGACGTTTCCAGCTTCCTGGATGCGTCCATTGAAAAGGTATTGCACACGCTGTTGGAAGCTTTCGTGCTGGTGTCCTTGGTGGTCTACCTGTTTCTGGGGGACCTGCGGAGCACCTTGATCCCAACCCTGGCCGTTCCCGTGTCGCTGATCGGAGCCTTCTTCTTCATGCTGGTGTTCGGCCTTTCGATCAACCTCATCACGCTCTTCGCGCTGGTGCTGGCCATTGGGGTCGTGGTAGACGACGCCATTGTGGTTGTGGAAGCGGTGCATGAGAAAATGCACACCAAGCACCTCTCGCCCTACAGGGCCACGCAGGAGGTAATGCATGAGATTAGCGGCGCGATCATCGCGATCACGATGACCATGACTGCCGTGTTTGTACCGGTAACTTTCATGACCGGCCCGGTCGGCGTGTTCTACCGTGAGTTCGGTCTGACGATGGCCATGTCCATCGTCCTATCCGGTCTGGTAGCCCTAACGCTCACGCCCGTGCTGTGCGCCATGATTCTCAAGCCGCATTCAGATTACGAAAAGCAGCGTGGGCTCGTGGGCTGGTCGAACCGCGTCATGACCAAGGCTGCTGGTCACAATGCCTTCATCCTCAGAGGCTTGTTATGCCTCTCACTCGGGCTCGCGGTCGGCTACGGCGCGTACGCGTTGCTGCACATTGAAATCGTGCACGAAATGGTGTCTGAACAGCTCCCGCTAACAGCGACCAGAATGCAGATAATCGCTGGCGCCGTCGCGCTGCTAGCCGCTTTGACGTTTCGGGCAATGTTCTCAGGTAGCGATGGTGGTAAAAAGGCGCGCAGTCCCATTGGGATGTTCCTGCACGTTTTTGACCGTGGCGTTGAGAAGGTTACCGGGGGCTTTACCGGCATCCTAGGTGTGTTGGTGCCACGGCGCATATTTACGATGCTCGTCATCGCAGGCTTCGGGTATGGCATCATCATCGTCAATGGAGTGCTTCCAGCCGGTTTTATTCCGCTCGAAGACCAGGGAATGATCTACGGCATTATTCAAACTCCTCCCGGTTCGACACTCGAGTACACGAACTCCAAGTCTCACGAGCTGCAGGCGATCTGCGAAGAGTTTGAGGAAGTCATCTCGGTTTCGTCGATTGCTGGCTACGAAGTGTTGACTCAGGGCCGAGGCTCCAACGCGGGGACCTGTCTCATCAATTTGAAACCATGGGCCGAACGCGAGCGAACCTCGAAGGACATCATTGAAGCCCTCGAGGAAAAGGGACGCGACATTGCGAACGTAAAGCTCGAGTTCTATGAACCTCCGGCCGTTCCCGGCTTTGGTGCCGCTGGGGGCTTCTCCTTGAATCTGCTCGATAAGACCAATAGCGGTGATTATGAGCGCATGGGAGAGGTGACCGACGCCTTCATGGCTGCCCTGTCCGAACGCGCGGAGCTGAAAGGCCTGTTCACCTTCTTTGCTAGTAATTACCCGCAATATGAGCTGGTCATCGATAACGACGTCGCCATGCAGAAGGGGGTGTCGATCGGTGACGCCATGAAGAATTTGTCGATCGTCGTGGGCAGTACATGGGAACAAGGCTTTGTCCGTTTCGGTCAGTTCTACAAAGTCTATGTCCAAGCGGCGCCTGAATTCCGACGCTATCCCGAAGATCTGGAGAACATGTTCGTGCAGAACGATAAGGGCGAAAACGTGCCTTACTCCGCGTTCATGAAAATGAAAAAACAACAAGGGCTCAACGAGATCAGCCGCTACAACTTGTACACCACGGCCGCCATTCAAGGTGCCCCGGCCGCTGGTTTTAGTACCGGTCAAGCTATCGCAGCGATCCAAGAAGTCGCTGCCGAGACGCTACCGCGTGGTTTTGACATCGACTGGCAAGGACTCTCGTATGATGAAGCCAAGAAGGGGAACACGGCGATCTATATCTTCTTGATCGTGGTGATGTTCGTCTATCTCGTGCTTGTCGGACAGTACGAAAGTTTTCTCTTGCCGCTGGCCGTAATCCTATCGCTGCCGGTTGGGCTGTTCGGTTCCTTCCTGTTCCTCAAAGCCATGGGACTGTCGAATGACGTCTACGCCCAAATCGGGCTGGTCATGCTGGTCGGTCTGCTGGGCAAAAATGCAATCTTGATTGTGGAATTCGCCGTGCAGCGTCGCCAAGAAGGGGTGAGTATCAAGCAGGCGGCCATCGAAGGCGGCAAGCTGCGCTTCCGGCCGATCCTCATGACCTCCTTCGCCTTCATCGCCGGTATGATTCCCCTGGTCCGGGCCACCGGTCCCGGGGCCATTGGGAACCGCACGATTGGAACGACCGCTGTGGGTGGCATGCTGATCGGTACCGTGATTGGCGTCCTGGTCATCCCAGGCCTGTACTACATCTTCGCCAAGATGGCGGACGGAAAGAAACTGCTTCGAGACGAGACCAATCGCCCACTTAGCGAGCGGCTGGAACACGAAGCCTCCCCACCGCACGATCCACTCTCACCACTGGACGCGTGA
- a CDS encoding efflux transporter outer membrane subunit: MKFSVKNQSVERRNARLRKAFALSILLTLPACSIPTLRCAQPGPVLPQSYNLSTYWNNHPTSWGFGSTSGAQPSASTAQQGSAAETTAANSEIPASPFQLTSAVKPASSLDLQDPSAPNAAPSGGIQGATGYDLGPTDLSPTNLDAPPNLDGSVNTFENSSQIAWCDFFNDPILTGLINQALVGNQELRILAEEIQIASNEVQSRQGEYLPFVTLGAGAGVEKPSLFTRNGAVEDQLEVLPGKAFPDPLPDFLIATNVSWEIDIWKKLRNARNAAALRYLGTREGRNYVVTRMVAEVAENYYELLALDNQLITLDKTIDIQQRSLETANAMKEAARGTELSVQRFQAEVRKNQSEKLIIQQKIVEAENRINFLLGRYPQPVDRISVEYVDLNLHALSVGVPSQLLQNRADIREAERELAAAGLEVKVARARFYPSLNLSAGVGYRAFNPNYLLTSPESLIYNAAGDLIAPLINKKAIRADYMSANARQLQSVYNYQRSILNAFTEVTNYVTKVENYRQSIEIKKQQLDSLEASVDSATQLFQNARAEYVEVLLAQRDMMEAKMVLIETKQQQLSATVKAYQALGGGGVPTRVN; encoded by the coding sequence ATGAAATTCTCAGTAAAAAACCAGAGCGTGGAGCGTAGAAACGCTCGGCTTCGGAAAGCCTTCGCTCTCAGCATCTTGCTCACCCTGCCGGCCTGCTCCATCCCCACACTTCGCTGTGCTCAACCGGGACCGGTGCTCCCCCAGAGCTACAACCTCTCTACCTATTGGAACAACCATCCCACCAGCTGGGGCTTTGGTTCCACAAGTGGAGCACAGCCCTCTGCCAGCACCGCACAGCAGGGCTCCGCTGCAGAGACGACCGCCGCCAACTCCGAAATCCCCGCAAGTCCCTTCCAGCTCACCAGCGCCGTCAAGCCTGCTAGCTCTTTAGATCTGCAAGACCCATCCGCCCCTAACGCAGCACCCTCGGGCGGCATCCAAGGTGCAACGGGTTACGATCTTGGCCCCACCGATCTTTCCCCAACCAACCTGGACGCCCCACCGAACCTGGACGGGAGCGTAAACACTTTTGAGAACTCCTCCCAAATCGCATGGTGCGACTTCTTCAATGACCCGATTCTCACCGGGCTAATCAACCAAGCGTTGGTCGGCAACCAGGAGCTACGAATCCTGGCCGAGGAGATCCAGATTGCATCGAATGAGGTTCAGTCGCGGCAAGGGGAATACCTTCCTTTCGTGACGTTGGGAGCCGGCGCAGGTGTTGAGAAGCCAAGCCTGTTCACGCGCAACGGAGCGGTCGAGGACCAACTGGAGGTCCTACCCGGCAAGGCCTTTCCCGATCCACTACCGGATTTCCTAATCGCGACCAACGTCTCGTGGGAAATCGATATATGGAAAAAGCTGCGGAATGCCAGAAATGCGGCCGCGCTGCGCTATCTGGGAACTCGGGAAGGCCGGAACTATGTGGTGACTCGCATGGTCGCTGAGGTTGCGGAAAACTATTACGAACTGCTGGCCCTCGACAACCAGCTAATCACTCTGGACAAGACCATTGACATTCAGCAGAGGAGTCTAGAGACGGCCAATGCCATGAAAGAAGCCGCCCGTGGCACCGAGTTGTCAGTCCAGCGATTTCAGGCTGAGGTTCGCAAGAACCAGAGTGAGAAACTAATTATCCAGCAAAAGATCGTCGAGGCCGAGAACCGAATCAATTTTCTCCTCGGTCGCTACCCACAACCTGTGGATCGGATCTCCGTGGAGTACGTCGATCTGAACTTGCATGCGCTGAGCGTGGGAGTCCCTTCGCAGTTACTCCAAAACCGAGCCGATATTCGCGAGGCAGAACGCGAACTGGCTGCTGCCGGACTGGAAGTGAAAGTCGCCCGAGCCCGCTTCTACCCCTCCCTGAACTTGTCCGCTGGAGTGGGCTACCGAGCCTTCAACCCGAACTACTTGCTGACGAGTCCCGAATCGCTGATCTACAACGCTGCCGGGGACTTGATCGCCCCCTTGATCAACAAAAAGGCGATCAGGGCAGACTACATGAGCGCGAATGCCCGACAGCTCCAAAGTGTCTACAATTACCAGCGGTCTATCCTCAACGCCTTCACCGAAGTCACCAATTACGTAACCAAGGTTGAAAACTACCGGCAAAGCATTGAGATCAAGAAGCAGCAATTGGATTCGCTCGAAGCCTCGGTCGACAGTGCCACCCAGCTCTTCCAAAACGCCCGCGCCGAATATGTCGAAGTACTGCTAGCTCAGCGCGACATGATGGAGGCGAAGATGGTCTTAATCGAAACCAAGCAGCAGCAATTGTCTGCCACCGTCAAGGCCTACCAAGCGCTGGGAGGCGGGGGAGTGCCGACACGAGTCAACTAG
- a CDS encoding cation:proton antiporter — protein MDLYSIAAIIVTLAAMFGYINVKFLKLPNTIGLMVIAILFTFTLFASTLFTNQLLERAEHLIAQIDFHDVLLDVMLGFLLFAGALHTNFSQLKVHRWPILVFSTVGVIGSSFLIGGLIYFAFPWIGLSVSFIHCLLFGALISPTDPIAVLGILKQAKVPKQLETKIVGESLFNDGVGVVVFMTVLQAAHGLTGAPTMEVASDSPMVAVSQSEVVPEPHSVDSPLPAATVAELTENHAADEHAADTHATGWTGVVKLFVVEVFGGIILGLLLGLATYKLLKSIDDYEIEILITLACVMGGYALASYFHFSAPLAIVVAGLCVGNDTVRGTAMSKQTEEYVDRFWELVDMLMNATLFVLIGLELLVLTLNIQVLYASLLAVVVVLLSRYLSLLLPVRFFRRKLDFAPHTTLLMTWAGLRGGISIALALSLPISMNRELFLAVTYGVVVFSIIVQGLSVGWLARKLIGQPATVSPPVL, from the coding sequence ATGGATCTCTATTCAATCGCGGCCATCATTGTGACACTGGCAGCGATGTTCGGTTATATCAATGTCAAGTTCTTGAAATTGCCGAATACGATCGGCCTGATGGTCATCGCGATTCTGTTTACTTTCACACTTTTTGCCAGCACACTGTTTACCAACCAGCTCCTAGAGCGTGCGGAACATTTAATTGCGCAGATCGATTTCCATGATGTGCTGCTCGATGTGATGCTCGGTTTCCTGCTGTTTGCTGGAGCGCTGCACACCAATTTTTCACAACTCAAAGTCCATCGATGGCCGATCCTTGTCTTTTCAACTGTGGGGGTGATCGGTTCGTCATTCTTGATTGGTGGCCTAATTTACTTCGCATTTCCTTGGATTGGTCTGTCGGTTTCATTCATCCACTGCCTGCTTTTCGGAGCCCTGATTTCGCCTACCGACCCGATTGCCGTGCTAGGCATTTTGAAGCAGGCGAAAGTTCCTAAGCAACTTGAAACTAAAATCGTTGGCGAGTCGCTGTTTAACGATGGTGTGGGTGTGGTGGTGTTTATGACCGTCCTGCAGGCCGCCCACGGTCTCACAGGGGCTCCCACCATGGAAGTTGCTTCGGACAGCCCCATGGTTGCAGTTAGTCAGTCGGAGGTCGTGCCAGAACCGCATTCGGTCGACTCTCCCTTGCCGGCAGCGACGGTAGCGGAGCTCACGGAAAATCACGCTGCGGATGAGCATGCAGCTGATACGCATGCAACAGGCTGGACCGGTGTCGTGAAGTTGTTCGTGGTGGAAGTCTTTGGCGGCATTATCTTGGGCCTGCTCCTGGGCTTGGCCACTTACAAGTTACTGAAGTCAATCGATGACTATGAAATCGAAATCTTGATCACACTGGCGTGTGTCATGGGGGGCTATGCGCTGGCTAGCTACTTCCATTTTTCGGCTCCACTGGCCATCGTCGTGGCCGGTTTGTGTGTGGGCAACGATACGGTGCGTGGAACGGCCATGTCGAAACAAACCGAAGAGTATGTCGACCGCTTCTGGGAGCTTGTGGACATGCTGATGAACGCCACCTTGTTCGTTTTAATCGGTTTGGAGCTGTTGGTCCTGACGCTAAATATTCAAGTCCTCTATGCCTCTTTGCTGGCGGTCGTAGTTGTTTTACTGTCTCGCTATCTTTCGCTCCTACTTCCCGTCCGGTTCTTTCGAAGAAAGCTCGACTTCGCGCCCCATACCACACTGTTAATGACCTGGGCTGGTTTGCGAGGAGGTATCTCCATCGCACTTGCGCTGAGTCTGCCCATATCGATGAATCGTGAACTGTTTCTCGCGGTAACGTATGGAGTCGTTGTTTTTTCGATTATCGTGCAAGGACTCTCCGTCGGCTGGCTGGCGCGAAAGTTGATCGGCCAACCCGCTACCGTCAGCCCCCCTGTGCTGTAG
- a CDS encoding efflux RND transporter periplasmic adaptor subunit, which translates to MKISLVPAFGIVLILSIFTLPACNKLEEIVAGEAEHDEGHSEGEHHGAHKILATSPVLKDVISTQQYVCQIHSCRHIEVRSLEGGYLEQILVNEGQAVRQGDLIFKILPTLYQARLESDIAEAQVAQIELQNSQRLLELKQVAQPEVALAQAKLAKAQANVNLAQAELAFANIKAPFDGIVDRQYQQLGSLIEEGDVLSTLSDNSVMWVYFNVPEARYLEYQESPKDELKVELMLANGQKFQQEGVIGAIEAEFNNENGNIAFRADFPNPNRLLRHGQTGTVLLSHVVKDALVIPQRATFEILAKKYALVLSDASEEAANEAPSHAHEPQEAHQPAPATTPTAEHSNTSAHDNAPEHDAQLEHGVVHQREIVIQSELDDIYLIKDGLQPNEKIVLEGTQQVRDGDKVEYEYRNPDEVLSHLKYHAE; encoded by the coding sequence ATGAAAATTTCACTGGTCCCAGCTTTCGGTATTGTCCTGATTCTCTCCATTTTCACGCTACCAGCATGCAACAAGCTTGAGGAAATAGTGGCTGGAGAGGCGGAACATGATGAAGGTCATTCCGAAGGTGAGCACCACGGGGCGCATAAGATCTTGGCGACTAGCCCCGTCCTCAAGGACGTCATCAGCACGCAACAGTACGTCTGCCAGATCCATTCTTGCCGGCACATCGAGGTCCGCTCTCTGGAGGGTGGTTACCTGGAGCAGATCTTAGTGAACGAAGGACAAGCGGTACGGCAGGGGGATCTGATCTTCAAGATTCTCCCCACGCTCTACCAGGCCCGTCTCGAGTCGGATATCGCCGAGGCGCAGGTGGCCCAAATCGAGCTTCAGAACTCCCAAAGATTACTGGAATTAAAGCAGGTCGCTCAACCAGAAGTAGCTTTGGCCCAGGCCAAGCTGGCCAAGGCCCAGGCCAATGTAAATCTAGCCCAGGCCGAATTGGCTTTCGCCAACATCAAGGCCCCCTTCGACGGTATTGTCGACCGCCAGTATCAGCAATTGGGAAGTCTGATCGAGGAGGGAGACGTCCTCTCGACCCTGTCCGATAACAGTGTCATGTGGGTGTACTTCAATGTGCCCGAAGCGCGTTATCTCGAGTACCAGGAAAGCCCTAAGGACGAGCTCAAAGTAGAACTGATGCTGGCCAACGGACAAAAGTTCCAGCAGGAAGGCGTCATCGGTGCGATCGAGGCCGAATTCAACAACGAGAATGGAAACATTGCCTTTCGGGCAGATTTCCCCAACCCCAACCGCCTGCTGCGGCATGGTCAAACCGGAACCGTGCTACTGAGCCACGTCGTCAAGGACGCTCTGGTGATCCCTCAGCGAGCTACGTTTGAGATTCTGGCCAAGAAGTATGCTCTCGTCCTGTCCGATGCGAGTGAAGAGGCAGCGAATGAAGCTCCATCCCACGCACACGAACCGCAGGAGGCACACCAACCTGCACCTGCAACCACTCCGACCGCAGAACACTCGAACACCTCTGCACACGACAATGCTCCTGAGCACGATGCACAACTAGAGCATGGGGTAGTCCACCAACGCGAAATCGTCATCCAAAGCGAATTGGACGATATTTATCTGATTAAAGACGGCCTGCAACCCAACGAAAAGATCGTTCTTGAAGGGACCCAACAAGTTCGCGATGGTGACAAGGTGGAATACGAATATCGCAATCCCGACGAAGTACTTAGCCACCTAAAATACCACGCAGAATAG
- the msrA gene encoding peptide-methionine (S)-S-oxide reductase MsrA produces MTERAVLAGGCFWGMEDLFRKLPGVVSTRVGYTGGEVPNATYRNHGTHAEALEVVFDPSKSSFRKMLEFFFQVHDPTTLDRQGNDRGASYRSAIYYTSDEQRQIALDTIEDVNASGIWPGKVVTQVEPASEFWEAEPEHQDYLVRNPGGYTCHFPREKWVLPKRTDTAK; encoded by the coding sequence ATGACTGAACGAGCTGTGTTAGCTGGTGGATGCTTCTGGGGAATGGAAGACTTGTTTCGCAAGCTGCCCGGCGTTGTGTCGACGCGCGTGGGGTACACCGGAGGGGAGGTGCCCAACGCGACCTACCGCAATCACGGTACGCATGCCGAAGCGCTTGAAGTTGTGTTTGACCCCAGCAAATCCAGTTTTCGAAAAATGCTGGAGTTTTTCTTTCAAGTGCACGATCCAACGACACTCGATCGGCAGGGCAACGACCGAGGAGCTTCGTACCGCTCCGCAATTTACTATACGAGTGACGAACAGAGGCAGATCGCACTCGATACGATCGAGGATGTAAATGCATCTGGGATTTGGCCTGGAAAAGTTGTGACACAGGTTGAACCGGCTAGCGAGTTTTGGGAAGCCGAACCGGAGCATCAAGATTATTTAGTCAGAAACCCGGGGGGGTATACGTGTCATTTTCCTCGCGAGAAATGGGTACTGCCCAAACGGACCGACACCGCTAAGTAA